A window from Actimicrobium sp. CCC2.4 encodes these proteins:
- a CDS encoding glutathione S-transferase family protein, translating to MTEKLQLYTSPSAFPNPQRLRLFIHEKGIADQFNEIIYDMAPGGEQRKWPHLKMNPWGETPTLVLADGAYLSETAGVVRYLDQQYPGRKIMGESALEQGQDTMWENRIWTHILYRIVTMFHVMHQGLGPKIELTSNPQWGEHCRKEALSHAALVDRHLSDGREWMLGGAAPTFADITLCTAIAFSKFPANATPLDERFEYLDKLWRRWQTRASFKAAYADGGSGLAELDYLKK from the coding sequence ATGACCGAAAAATTGCAACTGTACACATCGCCTTCCGCGTTTCCCAATCCCCAGCGACTGCGTTTATTCATCCATGAAAAAGGAATCGCCGACCAGTTTAACGAAATCATTTATGACATGGCACCCGGCGGCGAGCAACGCAAGTGGCCGCATCTGAAGATGAATCCATGGGGCGAAACACCGACCTTGGTATTGGCCGACGGCGCGTATTTGTCAGAGACGGCAGGTGTGGTTCGCTACCTCGATCAGCAGTATCCAGGTCGCAAGATCATGGGTGAGTCTGCTCTGGAGCAGGGCCAGGACACGATGTGGGAAAACCGCATCTGGACGCACATTCTGTATCGCATCGTGACGATGTTCCATGTGATGCATCAGGGGCTCGGACCGAAAATTGAATTAACCAGCAACCCGCAATGGGGCGAACATTGTCGCAAGGAAGCGCTATCGCATGCCGCGTTGGTCGACCGCCATTTATCGGATGGCCGCGAATGGATGCTTGGTGGCGCAGCCCCGACCTTTGCCGATATCACGTTATGCACCGCAATTGCGTTTTCAAAGTTCCCGGCCAATGCAACACCGCTCGATGAACGATTCGAATATCTGGATAAGCTATGGCGTCGCTGGCAGACCAGGGCAAGTTTCAAGGCCGCGTATGCAGATGGTGGCAGTGGTCTGGCGGAATTGGACTACTTGAAGAAGTAA
- a CDS encoding GDCCVxC domain-containing (seleno)protein has protein sequence MSAGILESVLTCPHCNFVEQETMPTDACQFYYECSRCKTMLRPKPGDCCVFCSFGSVPCPPIQQQRGCCG, from the coding sequence TTGAGCGCCGGCATTCTTGAATCCGTGTTGACTTGCCCGCACTGTAATTTTGTCGAGCAAGAGACTATGCCCACGGACGCCTGCCAGTTCTACTACGAGTGTTCGCGTTGCAAGACAATGCTGCGCCCGAAGCCCGGTGACTGCTGCGTGTTCTGCTCGTTCGGCTCGGTGCCGTGTCCGCCGATCCAACAGCAGCGCGGGTGCTGCGGATAG
- the merP gene encoding mercury resistance system periplasmic binding protein MerP: protein MRKLLVAALAALPLATLAATPKTVTLAVQNMTCGLCPITVIKSLEKVSGVSAARVDFDKKTATVIYDSDKSQPEALTNATRNAGYPSVVQK from the coding sequence ATGCGAAAGTTACTAGTTGCAGCCCTCGCCGCCTTGCCTCTGGCAACGCTGGCCGCCACTCCGAAAACGGTCACGCTGGCGGTACAAAATATGACCTGCGGGCTGTGCCCGATCACGGTAATAAAATCACTGGAAAAGGTGTCCGGAGTGAGCGCCGCCAGGGTCGATTTTGACAAAAAAACGGCCACTGTCATCTATGACTCCGATAAGTCCCAGCCGGAGGCACTGACCAATGCCACAAGGAACGCGGGCTATCCGTCCGTCGTGCAGAAATGA
- a CDS encoding mercuric transporter MerT family protein → MGMRQLTEKDSLIAGGLAAVGASMCCVGPLVLFTLGIGGAWVGSLTAMEPYRPIFIGLALLFLGLAFRRLYLMPQVCTIGTPCADPRTIQRQRLMFWISTVLLLGLLAVPWLAPLFY, encoded by the coding sequence ATAGGCATGAGACAACTCACTGAAAAAGACTCGCTGATTGCTGGCGGTCTGGCCGCTGTTGGCGCATCGATGTGCTGTGTTGGGCCGCTCGTCCTGTTCACCCTTGGGATTGGCGGCGCATGGGTCGGCAGCTTGACGGCAATGGAGCCGTACCGGCCCATCTTCATCGGCCTGGCGCTGCTGTTTCTCGGCCTGGCCTTCCGTAGACTCTACTTAATGCCACAGGTCTGCACCATTGGCACACCCTGCGCCGATCCGCGCACGATCCAGCGGCAACGACTCATGTTCTGGATTAGCACTGTGCTGCTGCTCGGTCTGCTGGCCGTGCCGTGGCTAGCCCCGCTGTTTTATTGA
- the merR gene encoding Hg(II)-responsive transcriptional regulator — translation MMAELTIGKLAEAAKVHIETIRYYQRRGLLDEPAKPPGGHRRYSAEQAKRVRFIKRAQALGFTLAEVGTLLTLDEVCACTETRALAAHKLELIDQKMAELVAMRQVLGGLVQQCDAGDSGADCPIIDVLVGA, via the coding sequence ATGATGGCTGAACTCACTATCGGCAAGCTGGCGGAGGCCGCGAAGGTGCACATCGAGACAATCCGCTATTACCAGCGGCGCGGCCTGCTGGATGAACCAGCCAAACCACCGGGCGGCCATCGGCGATACTCAGCGGAGCAGGCCAAGCGCGTGCGCTTCATCAAACGCGCGCAAGCACTGGGTTTTACATTGGCCGAAGTCGGCACTCTGCTGACATTGGACGAGGTGTGCGCTTGTACGGAGACACGAGCGTTGGCCGCTCACAAGCTGGAATTGATAGACCAGAAGATGGCTGAGCTTGTCGCCATGCGACAGGTTTTGGGCGGATTAGTGCAGCAATGCGATGCGGGCGACAGTGGAGCCGATTGCCCGATTATTGACGTGCTGGTCGGGGCGTGA
- the cobT gene encoding nicotinate-nucleotide--dimethylbenzimidazole phosphoribosyltransferase has translation MSVKSIEATTDKVIEFSLNEAISHKTKPLGSLGLLETIAKQIGLVQQTIYPKIISPAILIFAADHGIVAENISAYPQSVTWQMVNNFLAGGAAINVFARQHQCDLQIIDAGINHVFADGSGLLDRKIGFATRNFARMPAMDDKECAAAMQAGAALVDGLTGNVVGFGEMGIGNTTSAAAIMHKMTGVPVADCVGAGTGLSAEGVRHKQEVIERAVALHKNTASPVDVLATFGGFEIAMMVGAMRRAAELRMVLLIDGFIVTSALLVASRLEPAILDYCIFSHCSDENGHARMLAFLDAKPLLHLGLRLGEGSGCALVLPLLHSAVNFLCDMASFDSAAVSQRSDASA, from the coding sequence ATGTCAGTCAAATCTATCGAAGCAACCACCGACAAAGTCATAGAATTTTCTCTTAATGAAGCAATTTCCCATAAAACTAAACCGCTTGGCAGTTTAGGTCTGCTTGAGACGATCGCGAAACAGATCGGTTTGGTACAGCAAACAATTTATCCAAAAATTATCAGTCCGGCTATTCTCATTTTCGCAGCTGACCATGGCATCGTGGCTGAAAATATCTCGGCTTACCCGCAAAGCGTTACTTGGCAGATGGTGAATAATTTTCTGGCAGGTGGTGCGGCAATTAATGTCTTCGCGCGCCAGCATCAGTGCGACTTGCAAATTATTGATGCAGGTATCAATCATGTGTTTGCCGATGGGTCCGGCTTGCTTGACCGGAAAATCGGCTTTGCAACGCGCAACTTTGCGCGCATGCCAGCCATGGATGACAAGGAATGCGCAGCGGCGATGCAGGCGGGAGCGGCACTGGTAGACGGGCTGACAGGCAATGTGGTCGGCTTCGGTGAGATGGGCATTGGCAATACCACCTCGGCGGCAGCGATCATGCATAAGATGACCGGAGTTCCGGTGGCCGATTGCGTGGGGGCGGGTACAGGGCTGTCCGCAGAGGGTGTACGCCACAAGCAGGAAGTCATCGAGCGTGCCGTCGCATTGCACAAAAACACGGCCTCTCCCGTTGATGTTTTGGCGACATTTGGTGGCTTCGAAATCGCGATGATGGTCGGTGCGATGCGGCGTGCGGCCGAACTGCGCATGGTCTTGCTGATCGATGGCTTTATCGTCACGAGTGCCTTGCTGGTGGCCTCGCGCCTTGAGCCGGCAATTTTGGATTACTGTATTTTTTCTCATTGCTCCGATGAGAACGGCCATGCGCGAATGCTGGCTTTTCTGGACGCCAAGCCACTGTTGCACCTTGGCCTGCGCCTCGGCGAGGGCAGCGGTTGCGCGCTCGTCCTGCCGTTGTTGCATAGCGCCGTGAATTTTTTGTGCGACATGGCCAGCTTCGACAGCGCCGCCGTTAGTCAGCGTAGCGATGCCTCCGCATAA
- the cobS gene encoding adenosylcobinamide-GDP ribazoletransferase: MTRPRTYRLMMLQLRIFFTAVQFFTRLPIPKWVGYEPDWVRASARYFPLIGIIVGGVTAAVLLLTARVLPLPLAVLLSTSAGIWLTGALHEDGFADVCDGFGGGHTPVKIIEIMRDPRIGAFGAIGIGLLLAVKIVALASLPAPMAVLALLLAHPLSRLAATILIWRMNYAAPEGKASLAAQPMSLASFVVASAPVLLLLILVFICDAMTVQTAVIAMIAMLISIAWLARKFQKHLGGYTGDCLGAVQQVSETVFYLALLALSR, encoded by the coding sequence ATGACACGACCACGGACGTATCGGCTGATGATGCTTCAGCTGCGTATTTTTTTCACTGCAGTGCAATTTTTTACGCGACTGCCGATTCCGAAGTGGGTGGGTTACGAGCCGGATTGGGTGCGTGCGTCGGCCCGCTATTTCCCGTTGATCGGCATCATCGTCGGTGGTGTAACTGCTGCCGTATTGTTGTTGACCGCACGTGTCCTGCCACTGCCGCTGGCGGTTTTGCTGTCGACGAGTGCGGGCATCTGGCTGACGGGCGCGTTGCACGAAGACGGCTTCGCCGATGTGTGCGACGGGTTTGGCGGCGGTCACACGCCGGTAAAAATCATTGAGATTATGCGCGATCCGCGCATTGGCGCGTTTGGGGCGATCGGTATCGGTTTGCTACTGGCCGTCAAGATCGTCGCACTGGCCAGCCTGCCTGCGCCGATGGCCGTTTTGGCACTATTGCTGGCCCATCCGCTATCGCGCCTGGCAGCAACCATCCTGATCTGGCGGATGAACTATGCCGCGCCGGAAGGCAAGGCAAGTCTGGCTGCGCAACCGATGTCGCTAGCCAGTTTTGTTGTTGCCAGCGCGCCGGTTTTACTGTTGCTGATTCTGGTTTTTATCTGCGACGCAATGACGGTACAGACCGCAGTGATCGCCATGATTGCCATGCTGATCAGCATAGCGTGGCTGGCGCGAAAGTTTCAAAAGCATCTAGGCGGCTATACCGGCGATTGCCTCGGCGCAGTACAACAGGTCAGTGAAACGGTTTTTTATCTGGCGCTGCTGGCGCTGTCGCGCTGA
- a CDS encoding histidine phosphatase family protein: protein MRIYLIRHPQPDIASGLCYGATDLSVAADEVNRILASVYALVPPCVPIFSSVLQRCSLLAEPLAQLCGSDAVHLDARLVEMHFGRWEMQRWDDIPRAEIDAWADNLVDYRPGDGESVFQVAQRVTGFLHDLLQRGDDEAIIVCHAGTIRLLLAWSPALSLHDIARKAAATPHQIAFGRVVILECSSDLQAG from the coding sequence ATGCGAATTTATTTGATCCGGCATCCCCAACCAGATATCGCCTCAGGCTTGTGCTACGGCGCGACCGATCTGAGCGTTGCGGCTGACGAGGTCAACCGTATCCTTGCCAGCGTTTATGCGCTGGTGCCACCGTGCGTGCCGATTTTCAGCAGTGTTTTGCAGCGTTGCTCGTTGCTGGCCGAGCCGCTCGCGCAACTGTGCGGCAGTGATGCCGTCCATCTGGACGCCCGTCTTGTCGAAATGCATTTCGGGCGATGGGAGATGCAGCGTTGGGATGACATACCACGCGCAGAGATTGATGCTTGGGCAGACAATCTGGTCGATTATCGGCCCGGAGACGGAGAGAGCGTTTTTCAGGTCGCGCAGCGTGTCACCGGATTTTTGCATGACTTGCTGCAGCGCGGTGACGACGAAGCGATCATCGTTTGCCATGCAGGCACGATCCGGTTGCTGCTCGCATGGTCGCCGGCATTATCGCTGCACGACATTGCGCGCAAAGCTGCCGCGACGCCGCATCAAATTGCCTTTGGCAGGGTAGTGATTTTGGAGTGCAGCAGTGATTTGCAAGCGGGCTGA
- a CDS encoding CbtB domain-containing protein, giving the protein MTSIVDVHVPAGTQSRPASLISKAIPVVVAAGLGLVLLYGAAFAETPALHNAAHDGRHSAGFPCH; this is encoded by the coding sequence ATGACCAGTATTGTCGATGTACACGTCCCAGCCGGTACTCAATCCCGCCCAGCCAGCCTGATCAGCAAAGCGATTCCTGTTGTCGTTGCCGCCGGGCTAGGACTGGTGCTGTTGTACGGTGCTGCTTTTGCAGAAACGCCAGCCTTGCACAACGCCGCACATGACGGCCGCCATTCCGCCGGTTTCCCGTGTCATTGA
- a CDS encoding CbtA family protein — protein MSLKSAGPAGNWHAIKQIISAAALAGLTAGVCLTAVQQWQVVPLIHQAEVLEQAASQAHTHTQTQLHTHTQADGHTFTHSHSQADALAQPHAHSTIVDSTLITAEHSHGHQHEAAANDGNAETHAESTQWQPADGFERLFYTTLANVSLAVGFALLLGSVLYLRGSKTNWRAGLAWGLAGYVVFYVAPSIGLPPELPGADAAPLAARQFWWVLTVASVAAGLALLRFGPLPLKLAGALFLVLPYLVGAPHLSTTTGDVLSHLTQPFVLATALANGVFWLMLGALTAAFYKKKYVDDVAFASPRNDHFRKSA, from the coding sequence GTGTCATTGAAATCTGCCGGGCCAGCGGGTAACTGGCACGCGATCAAACAGATTATTTCGGCAGCGGCACTGGCTGGCTTGACTGCGGGCGTATGCCTGACCGCGGTGCAGCAGTGGCAGGTTGTCCCGTTGATTCATCAGGCGGAAGTGCTGGAGCAGGCAGCCAGCCAGGCGCATACCCATACCCAGACTCAGCTTCACACCCATACGCAAGCTGACGGGCACACCTTCACCCACAGCCACTCGCAGGCTGACGCGCTCGCCCAACCCCATGCACACTCAACAATTGTCGATTCCACACTGATCACCGCCGAACACAGCCATGGTCATCAGCACGAGGCCGCTGCCAATGACGGCAACGCTGAAACGCATGCAGAAAGCACCCAATGGCAGCCTGCCGATGGCTTCGAGCGCCTGTTTTACACCACGCTGGCCAACGTCAGTCTGGCCGTAGGTTTTGCGCTGTTGCTCGGTTCGGTTTTGTATCTGCGCGGTAGCAAGACCAATTGGCGAGCCGGACTCGCCTGGGGCTTGGCGGGTTATGTGGTGTTCTATGTTGCGCCGTCGATCGGCTTGCCACCGGAGCTGCCCGGAGCCGACGCCGCACCACTCGCTGCACGACAATTCTGGTGGGTCTTGACCGTCGCATCGGTTGCCGCCGGCCTGGCATTGCTGCGGTTCGGGCCGCTGCCGTTGAAGCTGGCCGGAGCACTCTTCCTGGTCCTACCTTATCTGGTTGGCGCGCCCCACCTGTCGACCACCACAGGCGATGTGCTGTCGCACCTGACGCAGCCATTTGTGCTCGCCACAGCGCTGGCCAATGGCGTTTTCTGGTTGATGCTCGGTGCATTGACCGCCGCGTTTTACAAAAAAAAGTATGTGGATGATGTTGCCTTCGCGTCGCCACGCAATGATCACTTCCGGAAGTCAGCGTAA
- a CDS encoding ferredoxin, which yields MRAHHRHVLMCVGPRCTEGGAVAQSMFEQLGEKIDALPELRVKRTRTHCMVACRNQGPLMVVYPEGVWYRCVDTESLDRIVTEHLVGGNEVHDLIFHRLVEGDTELATREVSP from the coding sequence ATGAGAGCTCACCACCGGCATGTTCTGATGTGCGTCGGCCCGCGCTGCACTGAAGGTGGCGCCGTAGCGCAATCGATGTTCGAACAACTTGGCGAAAAAATCGATGCCTTGCCAGAGTTGCGCGTCAAGCGCACGCGCACCCACTGCATGGTGGCGTGCCGCAATCAGGGGCCGTTGATGGTGGTCTACCCGGAAGGCGTCTGGTACCGCTGTGTCGATACCGAGTCGCTCGACCGGATCGTGACCGAGCATCTGGTCGGCGGCAACGAAGTGCATGACTTGATTTTTCATCGCTTGGTCGAGGGCGATACGGAACTGGCGACCAGGGAAGTGTCGCCATGA
- a CDS encoding cobaltochelatase subunit CobN yields MTSKAVTIALLTHASGDLTVLAAARAQLPDGFAAVQAVDLQQCATSAQMMSLLEHDLAGCRLILVRVLGRLGSVPGLTELVNEVRRQGRHLIAISGAGEPDPELAAISTVSAEVLHQTMAYLQAGGSINLAQLLRYLSDHLLLTGFDYDAPTALPDHGIYHPDLPQQATIADWIAHRQSDRPSIGLVFYRAHWMSGNTRFIDALVDALDRHGMNALPIFTASLRTGADALQLPFALRYFCDGDSATPLIDVLINTTAFAMGEITAGGPTPAGWSVGVLERLNVPVLQAITSGMAEQQWQQSARGMNPLDAAMNVVLPEFDGRIITVPISFKAQSGQGPAASADYVPVADRLERVAGLAARFARLKRTGNADKRIAFIFTNSNSKASQIGNAVGLDAPASLLHMLQAMHEAGYQVGTLPDSGTALVHDLIDRCAYDTTFLTTAQLQHAVGRVPAAQYANWFAELPTEMQDKMTHQWGPPPGEAYVHDGHLALAGIELGNTFVALQPPRGYGMDPDAIYHQPDLPPTHHYLALYRWLRDTWRADAIVHVGKHGTLEWLPGKGVGLSQQCFPDALLADLPLFYPFIINDPGEGAQAKRRAHAVVVDHLTPPMTTADTYGALASLTQLVDEYYQVEVLDPAKLPLLQQQIWALVKQTNLDTDLQARLLHHDHDHEHGHDHDHDHDHKHDHDHAEHGHDHPHNDALPAALSDMGGADVAHLIEDLDGYLCELGAAQIRDGLHILGQSPTGAPLVDMLVSLTRLPNQVVPGLQEEVARLFGLSLTMLLENKGRRLNVVAALGKLTERAIVTRADALDAIDQLCRTLYVELQSHAYQPSAIDAVLHSVFASIDQHDDHTARALLQPAQPKRASVIAQLGKPRGVSVAVKPPAKPAVAMLARPSEKRFEALHQVLSFACRELVPNLARASDEIDNLLHGLSGGYVPAGPSGSPTRGMAHILPTGRNFYSVDPRSVPSQSAWRVGSQLAHEVLTRHFRETGSYPESVAISVWGTSAMRTHGDDVAQILALLGVRPVWRSENRQVIGVEVIPLAELKRPRIDVTTRISGFFRDAFPQLIELIDDAVQAVIQCDEPLSDNFVRKHYLAELGDWIGKGLSDADAATRAGYRIFGAKPGSYGAGILPLIQEKNWQNDADFAEAYVNWGGYAYARTTQGLDQRDAFRVRLSGVQIALHNQDNREHDIFDSDDYLQFHGGMIATIRALSGQQPRHYFGDSHDPDRAKVRDLKEETLRVFRSRVVNPKWLASIQRHGYKGGLELTATVDYLFGYDATAQVMEDWMYEDVAAAYAFDPVMQQFLQDANPWAQNAIAERLLEAAHRGMWAAPDPHTLERLRALYLDSETLLEARGETPRNA; encoded by the coding sequence ATGACGTCAAAGGCAGTGACGATTGCGCTGTTGACCCACGCCTCCGGCGACCTGACCGTACTGGCCGCGGCGCGTGCGCAATTGCCCGACGGTTTCGCCGCGGTGCAGGCGGTGGATTTGCAGCAGTGTGCGACCTCTGCGCAAATGATGTCATTGCTGGAGCACGATCTGGCCGGATGCCGTCTGATACTGGTGCGTGTTCTCGGCCGGCTGGGCAGCGTGCCCGGATTGACCGAACTGGTCAACGAAGTACGACGGCAGGGACGCCATCTGATTGCCATCAGCGGTGCCGGCGAACCCGACCCTGAACTGGCCGCCATTTCAACGGTGTCAGCGGAGGTGTTGCACCAGACGATGGCGTATTTGCAGGCCGGTGGCAGCATCAATCTGGCGCAATTGCTGCGCTATCTGTCGGATCATTTATTGTTGACCGGCTTTGACTACGACGCGCCAACGGCACTGCCCGATCATGGAATTTATCATCCCGATCTGCCGCAACAGGCGACGATAGCCGACTGGATCGCCCATCGCCAGAGCGATAGACCTAGCATCGGCCTGGTGTTTTATCGAGCCCACTGGATGAGCGGCAATACCCGCTTCATCGACGCGCTGGTGGATGCACTGGACCGTCACGGCATGAATGCGCTGCCAATTTTTACCGCGTCGCTGCGCACCGGTGCGGACGCGCTGCAACTCCCGTTCGCGCTGCGCTATTTTTGTGATGGCGACAGTGCCACTCCGTTGATTGATGTCCTCATCAACACCACCGCGTTTGCGATGGGCGAAATCACGGCGGGTGGTCCGACTCCGGCAGGCTGGTCGGTCGGTGTCCTGGAACGGCTCAATGTGCCGGTGTTACAAGCGATCACCAGTGGCATGGCAGAACAGCAGTGGCAGCAATCGGCGCGTGGCATGAACCCGCTCGATGCGGCAATGAATGTGGTGCTGCCTGAATTTGATGGTCGCATTATCACCGTACCAATTTCATTCAAGGCGCAGTCAGGTCAGGGGCCCGCTGCCTCGGCGGACTATGTGCCGGTGGCTGATCGCCTCGAGCGCGTCGCCGGCCTGGCGGCGCGCTTTGCGCGTCTCAAGCGCACCGGCAACGCCGACAAGCGCATCGCTTTTATTTTTACCAATTCAAACAGCAAGGCATCGCAGATAGGCAACGCCGTCGGGCTGGATGCCCCGGCCTCATTACTGCACATGCTGCAGGCAATGCACGAGGCCGGCTATCAGGTTGGCACGCTTCCCGACAGTGGGACTGCGCTGGTCCACGACCTGATTGATCGCTGCGCGTACGACACGACTTTTTTGACGACAGCCCAGTTGCAGCATGCCGTCGGACGCGTACCGGCGGCGCAATATGCCAACTGGTTCGCCGAACTGCCGACCGAGATGCAAGACAAGATGACCCACCAATGGGGGCCGCCACCGGGTGAGGCCTATGTACATGACGGGCATCTGGCGCTGGCCGGTATTGAACTGGGCAATACGTTTGTCGCGTTGCAGCCGCCGCGCGGGTACGGCATGGATCCGGACGCCATCTACCATCAACCCGATTTGCCACCGACGCATCACTACCTCGCGCTGTACCGCTGGCTGCGCGACACCTGGCGCGCTGATGCAATTGTCCACGTGGGCAAGCACGGCACGCTGGAATGGTTGCCGGGCAAAGGGGTAGGTCTGTCGCAGCAATGTTTTCCGGATGCGTTGCTGGCGGATCTGCCGCTGTTTTACCCATTCATCATCAACGATCCCGGCGAAGGCGCACAAGCCAAACGGCGTGCGCACGCAGTCGTGGTCGACCACCTGACACCACCGATGACCACCGCCGATACCTACGGTGCGCTGGCGTCGTTGACGCAACTGGTCGATGAATACTATCAAGTCGAAGTGCTGGACCCTGCCAAGCTGCCACTGCTGCAGCAGCAAATCTGGGCGTTGGTGAAACAGACCAATCTGGACACGGATTTGCAGGCACGTTTGCTGCACCATGATCATGATCATGAGCATGGCCACGATCACGATCACGACCACGACCACAAACACGACCACGATCACGCCGAGCATGGGCACGACCACCCGCACAATGACGCACTTCCGGCTGCGCTATCGGACATGGGCGGTGCCGATGTTGCGCATCTGATCGAAGATCTGGATGGCTATCTGTGCGAACTGGGCGCAGCGCAGATTCGCGATGGCCTGCATATCCTCGGCCAGTCACCGACCGGCGCGCCGCTGGTCGACATGCTGGTCTCGCTGACCCGTCTGCCAAATCAGGTAGTGCCAGGACTACAGGAAGAAGTAGCACGCCTGTTCGGCTTGTCGCTGACCATGCTGCTGGAAAATAAAGGCCGTCGCCTCAATGTGGTGGCAGCGCTGGGCAAACTCACCGAGCGCGCCATCGTCACGCGCGCCGATGCGCTCGACGCCATCGATCAACTGTGTCGTACCTTGTACGTGGAACTGCAATCTCACGCTTATCAGCCAAGCGCCATCGACGCAGTGTTGCACAGTGTTTTTGCGTCGATCGATCAGCATGATGACCATACGGCACGCGCGCTGCTGCAACCGGCGCAGCCAAAGCGCGCCAGTGTTATTGCACAACTCGGCAAGCCGCGTGGTGTCAGCGTTGCAGTCAAACCACCAGCCAAGCCAGCCGTCGCGATGCTGGCGCGGCCATCCGAAAAACGCTTCGAGGCACTGCACCAGGTGCTCAGCTTCGCCTGTCGCGAACTGGTACCGAATCTGGCACGCGCTTCGGATGAAATCGACAATCTGCTGCACGGCCTGTCGGGTGGTTACGTACCCGCAGGCCCGAGCGGATCACCAACCCGCGGCATGGCGCATATCCTGCCGACCGGGCGTAATTTTTACTCGGTTGATCCGCGCAGCGTGCCGTCGCAATCGGCATGGCGGGTCGGCTCGCAACTGGCGCACGAAGTGCTGACTCGCCATTTTCGCGAGACCGGCAGCTATCCGGAAAGCGTGGCCATCAGCGTGTGGGGAACCAGCGCGATGCGCACCCATGGTGACGATGTTGCACAAATTCTGGCGCTGCTGGGCGTGCGTCCGGTATGGCGCTCCGAAAATCGTCAGGTCATTGGCGTGGAAGTCATACCGCTGGCTGAACTGAAGCGGCCGCGCATTGATGTGACGACCCGCATCAGCGGATTTTTTCGCGATGCCTTTCCGCAGCTCATCGAGCTGATCGACGATGCAGTACAAGCGGTAATTCAGTGTGACGAACCGTTGTCGGACAATTTTGTGCGCAAACATTATCTGGCCGAACTGGGCGACTGGATCGGCAAAGGATTGTCCGATGCCGACGCTGCCACGCGCGCCGGCTACCGGATTTTTGGTGCAAAACCGGGCAGTTATGGCGCGGGAATTTTGCCGCTGATTCAGGAAAAAAACTGGCAAAACGATGCCGACTTCGCCGAAGCCTACGTCAACTGGGGCGGCTATGCGTATGCCCGCACCACGCAGGGACTGGATCAGCGCGACGCGTTCCGGGTACGCCTGTCCGGCGTGCAGATCGCGCTGCACAACCAGGATAATCGCGAACACGACATTTTCGACAGCGACGATTATCTGCAATTTCATGGCGGGATGATTGCCACGATCCGGGCGCTGAGCGGCCAGCAGCCACGCCATTATTTTGGTGACAGTCATGATCCCGATCGCGCCAAAGTACGCGATCTGAAAGAAGAAACCTTGCGGGTATTTCGCTCGCGGGTCGTCAATCCCAAGTGGCTCGCCAGCATTCAGCGGCATGGCTACAAGGGCGGGCTTGAGCTGACCGCCACGGTCGATTATTTGTTTGGCTACGACGCCACCGCACAGGTGATGGAGGACTGGATGTATGAGGACGTTGCCGCGGCCTATGCCTTCGATCCGGTCATGCAGCAGTTTTTGCAGGACGCCAATCCATGGGCACAAAACGCGATTGCCGAACGCTTGCTTGAAGCGGCACATCGCGGCATGTGGGCCGCACCCGATCCGCACACGCTCGAGCGTCTGCGCGCGCTGTATCTCGATAGCGAAACCTTGCTGGAGGCGCGTGGCGAAACCCCGCGCAATGCATGA